A genome region from Candidatus Nitrosocosmicus arcticus includes the following:
- a CDS encoding DoxX family protein produces the protein MTGGILLILGIVIRITSILFIVEMIGAVLIVKAGNGFTGEGGYEVDLLLMAISISLLLSGPGRIHIERDVLKREIFQRSHIKK, from the coding sequence GTGACAGGAGGAATCTTATTGATTCTAGGCATTGTTATAAGAATAACATCAATTCTTTTCATTGTAGAGATGATTGGTGCTGTCCTCATTGTCAAAGCCGGAAATGGTTTTACAGGAGAAGGGGGATACGAAGTTGATTTGTTATTGATGGCTATTTCAATTAGTCTGTTACTATCAGGTCCTGGCAGGATACATATAGAAAGAGATGTATTAAAACGAGAGATTTTCCAACGATCTCATATAAAAAAATAA
- a CDS encoding LLM class flavin-dependent oxidoreductase, which yields MQVGIDSFAAFHDDTKKSASSSERLQRLVEQIEYADKIGLDVFGVGEHHRHGFLDSAPAVILGAAAARTKHIRLTSAVTVLSAVDPVRIFQEFATLDLLSQGRAEMVVGRGSFIEAFPLFGLRLDDYDSLFSEKLELLLKIRENEHVHWSGKYRPALTGQGIYPRPLQNPLPIWIGVGGTPESFVRAGLLGLPLMVAIIGGQTPSFKPLVDLYREAGKRASHLPHQLKVGIHSLGYVAESTQEAVDDFFPGYAHSMNEIGKERGWPPTTRRDFEAQRGSNGALLIGNPEEVTEKIIRHSQALGGISRVTFMMNPASLPHEKLMRATELIGSRVAPVLHELG from the coding sequence ATGCAAGTAGGAATTGACAGTTTTGCAGCTTTTCATGATGATACCAAGAAATCAGCAAGTTCGTCTGAACGCTTGCAAAGATTGGTTGAACAAATTGAATATGCAGATAAAATTGGGTTGGACGTATTTGGAGTAGGCGAACATCACCGTCATGGATTCCTTGATTCTGCACCAGCTGTCATCCTAGGAGCGGCCGCAGCACGAACTAAACATATACGCCTTACCAGTGCAGTAACGGTATTGAGTGCAGTCGATCCCGTAAGAATATTCCAAGAATTTGCAACTTTGGATCTTCTGTCTCAAGGTAGGGCGGAGATGGTAGTGGGTCGCGGCTCATTCATCGAGGCATTCCCATTGTTTGGCTTGAGGTTGGATGACTACGATTCACTTTTTTCAGAGAAGCTCGAATTGCTATTAAAGATTCGTGAGAATGAGCATGTCCATTGGTCTGGCAAATATCGACCTGCTCTTACTGGACAAGGAATCTATCCAAGGCCCTTACAGAATCCTCTGCCGATATGGATAGGCGTTGGTGGAACTCCAGAATCTTTTGTTAGAGCTGGTTTACTGGGATTACCTCTTATGGTCGCAATCATCGGCGGCCAAACACCCAGTTTCAAACCATTAGTAGATCTCTATAGAGAGGCAGGAAAAAGGGCCAGTCATTTACCGCATCAGCTGAAGGTCGGCATACATTCGCTGGGTTATGTGGCGGAGAGTACTCAAGAGGCAGTTGATGACTTTTTTCCAGGCTATGCACACAGCATGAACGAAATCGGAAAGGAACGTGGCTGGCCTCCGACAACTCGTAGAGATTTTGAAGCCCAGCGGGGCTCCAACGGCGCGCTCCTCATAGGCAATCCGGAAGAAGTTACAGAGAAAATTATTAGACATAGTCAAGCGCTCGGTGGTATATCCCGAGTTACTTTCATGATGAACCCCGCATCGTTACCTCACGAAAAGCTTATGCGAGCTACAGAATTAATAGGTTCCCGGGTAGCTCCTGTCTTACATGAACTCGGTTAA
- a CDS encoding macro domain-containing protein: MNSKVVEEIKIKGGRVLTLVEGDITERNVDGIVNPANSYLQHGGGVAGTIVRKGGRIIQEESDKIGFVQVGSSAITSSGILPCKAIIHTVGPRMGEGYEDEKLSKAINSCLELGLRKGFKSMSIPAISSGIFGFPKDRCAKILVNETISFLKNLENSSTGIKLVEFCILGKDTLQAFQYEFEKSKPQS; this comes from the coding sequence ATGAATTCTAAGGTAGTAGAGGAAATCAAAATTAAAGGTGGTAGGGTGCTGACACTAGTCGAGGGGGATATTACTGAAAGAAATGTCGATGGAATAGTCAATCCTGCAAATTCTTACTTACAACATGGCGGTGGAGTAGCTGGTACTATAGTAAGGAAAGGAGGGCGCATTATACAGGAGGAAAGCGATAAAATAGGTTTTGTTCAAGTAGGATCATCCGCAATAACTTCTAGCGGAATTTTACCATGCAAAGCTATCATACATACTGTAGGTCCAAGAATGGGTGAGGGGTATGAGGACGAAAAATTAAGCAAAGCCATCAATAGCTGTCTTGAACTTGGCTTACGAAAAGGATTTAAAAGCATGTCCATCCCTGCAATCAGTTCAGGAATATTTGGTTTTCCTAAAGATAGATGTGCTAAAATATTAGTAAATGAAACGATATCTTTTCTAAAAAACCTAGAAAACTCATCCACAGGTATTAAGTTAGTAGAATTCTGCATACTTGGGAAAGACACCTTACAAGCTTTTCAATATGAATTTGAAAAATCAAAACCACAATCCTAA
- a CDS encoding DUF1326 domain-containing protein, producing MSSSSLDQIPTWTFKADYVETCNCDYGCPCNFNGFPSNGFCRALVLFHIRSGTYGSVNLEGINVICAFSWPKAIHEGNGTAQLFVTKDSDEEQRNAIISIFSGQAKGEGPFALFAATIKFFLEPQYVDLIVNIDGKRSSFSVPGIIDVKSESFVNPVTGEEQDTRIQLPKGFIWKLAEAAKTKVMRITTPHLNFDHSGKNALYSVIEYNGP from the coding sequence ATGTCATCTTCTTCTCTAGATCAAATTCCAACCTGGACTTTTAAGGCAGACTATGTTGAAACATGTAACTGTGATTATGGATGTCCATGCAATTTTAATGGCTTTCCATCAAATGGTTTTTGCAGAGCACTAGTTTTATTTCATATTCGTTCTGGAACGTATGGTAGTGTAAATCTTGAGGGAATTAACGTGATATGTGCATTTTCGTGGCCAAAAGCAATTCATGAAGGTAACGGAACTGCTCAGTTATTTGTTACAAAAGATTCAGACGAAGAACAAAGAAACGCAATCATATCTATTTTTTCAGGACAAGCTAAAGGAGAGGGCCCTTTTGCACTTTTTGCTGCGACAATAAAGTTTTTCCTCGAGCCTCAATATGTGGATCTAATAGTAAATATAGATGGTAAAAGAAGCAGTTTTTCAGTTCCAGGCATAATAGACGTAAAATCTGAAAGTTTCGTTAACCCCGTAACAGGCGAAGAACAAGACACGAGAATACAACTTCCAAAGGGCTTTATCTGGAAGCTTGCAGAGGCTGCAAAAACAAAAGTGATGAGAATTACTACACCACATCTTAATTTTGACCATTCTGGTAAAAATGCATTGTATTCAGTTATAGAATACAATGGCCCTTAA
- a CDS encoding ATP-binding protein gives MASEIHHFYIELFAVVLVSALAFYYILRARVLKDNFSLFVGIGFLISGLIDMLHVIISITLIENIDFLKYFIPQTWFAGRFFLSAMLLIAVVKYSYTSKEEVEDEDFVNLDKQYDTDQKINSPKNPKQNKIIDNSILYIIILGVLASSIALSSLFLVFPASVLDNYSVHRPYEIPPLILFVLALFFFYKKRLYLKKDVLYKGIITYLIIDIFAQIIMSFSAVSFDTAHNLAHVIKDAGYFVNIIALALSSIHYTKNLKKSNALIRNQYVKVKEAEKMKDEFINISAHELRTPIQPIIGLSGMLNEDFQNKKHVDMKEIETGITVIYRNAIRLQKLTDDILDVTKIESNKLKLDMEEFDLLEVISNTLNDCTMEIEKKKENVLFICKNDFNNKKNDGDKLKMSPKGSLVVKGDKNRITQVLSNLVNNAIKFTTKGSIAVTMGRKNNSEVVITVIDTGLGIDLEIMPYLFKKFVSNSFSGTGLGLYISKSIIEAHGGKIWAENNKDGNGATFSFSLPLKK, from the coding sequence GTGGCATCAGAAATCCATCATTTTTATATTGAATTATTTGCAGTTGTTTTAGTTTCAGCATTAGCTTTCTATTATATTCTGCGCGCAAGAGTTTTAAAGGACAATTTTAGCCTTTTTGTTGGTATCGGATTTCTAATTAGCGGATTAATTGATATGTTACACGTAATAATATCAATAACATTAATTGAAAATATTGATTTCTTAAAGTATTTTATTCCTCAAACATGGTTTGCAGGAAGATTTTTTCTCAGCGCTATGCTCTTAATTGCAGTAGTGAAATATTCCTACACCTCTAAAGAAGAAGTAGAAGACGAAGACTTCGTCAATCTTGATAAACAGTATGATACTGATCAAAAGATCAATTCTCCTAAAAATCCTAAACAAAATAAAATAATAGACAACTCTATTCTTTATATAATAATTTTAGGTGTATTGGCATCTAGTATTGCTTTGAGCTCACTATTTTTGGTCTTTCCCGCCTCTGTTCTAGATAATTATTCCGTTCATAGGCCCTATGAGATTCCACCTCTGATATTGTTTGTCCTTGCTTTGTTCTTTTTCTATAAAAAACGACTTTACCTGAAAAAAGACGTTCTTTACAAAGGTATTATAACTTATCTCATAATTGACATATTTGCTCAAATCATAATGTCTTTTTCTGCCGTTTCTTTTGATACTGCGCATAATCTAGCTCATGTGATTAAAGATGCAGGATATTTTGTCAACATCATAGCACTTGCTTTATCTAGTATACACTATACCAAGAATTTAAAAAAAAGCAATGCTCTTATCCGAAATCAGTATGTAAAAGTGAAAGAAGCAGAAAAGATGAAAGATGAATTCATAAACATTTCTGCTCATGAATTGAGAACACCGATTCAACCAATTATCGGGCTTTCAGGAATGCTTAATGAAGATTTTCAAAATAAGAAACATGTTGATATGAAAGAAATAGAAACAGGTATCACAGTCATCTACAGAAATGCAATAAGGTTACAAAAACTGACAGACGATATTCTAGATGTAACTAAAATTGAAAGTAATAAATTGAAACTTGACATGGAAGAATTTGATCTTCTTGAAGTCATCTCAAATACCCTAAATGATTGTACAATGGAAATAGAAAAAAAGAAAGAAAATGTATTATTTATATGTAAAAATGACTTTAACAATAAAAAAAATGATGGTGATAAATTAAAGATGTCACCCAAGGGTTCCCTAGTTGTAAAAGGAGACAAAAATAGAATAACTCAAGTATTGTCAAATCTTGTAAATAATGCAATAAAGTTTACAACAAAAGGATCGATAGCTGTAACAATGGGGAGAAAAAATAATAGCGAAGTTGTTATTACCGTTATAGATACAGGATTAGGAATTGATCTGGAAATAATGCCATATCTATTTAAGAAATTTGTTTCAAATTCATTTAGTGGAACTGGTTTGGGTTTGTATATATCAAAAAGCATAATAGAAGCTCATGGCGGAAAGATTTGGGCTGAAAACAATAAGGACGGTAATGGTGCTACATTTAGTTTTAGTTTGCCTTTAAAAAAATAA
- a CDS encoding restriction endonuclease subunit S → MGRSIPSFRQLIEIERLNWSEFKKELPSNDRQAFDLIFENATLYTSYLSNACNPIPLDSIIMGTLFHNHKLLSTLDDKEKRKVIDSNLSPDLAFQCNSKTKGEDILFDKTCEKWKDLICALHEEDRELLLNMYSDICRNDGNHSFIYSSKDSKLNSFLYFYFITLLHHQKIIKEIKGET, encoded by the coding sequence ATGGGTCGTAGTATTCCATCCTTCAGACAATTGATCGAAATTGAAAGACTAAATTGGTCTGAATTTAAAAAGGAATTACCATCTAATGATAGACAAGCGTTTGACCTAATTTTTGAAAATGCTACACTCTATACATCATATTTATCTAATGCTTGTAATCCTATCCCATTGGATTCTATCATTATGGGAACGCTTTTTCATAACCATAAGTTACTATCGACATTAGATGACAAAGAAAAAAGAAAGGTTATTGACAGTAATCTATCTCCAGACTTAGCTTTTCAATGTAATAGCAAAACGAAAGGAGAAGACATACTGTTTGATAAGACCTGTGAAAAATGGAAAGACTTGATATGTGCCTTACATGAGGAGGACCGAGAATTATTGTTAAATATGTACTCAGATATATGCAGAAATGATGGTAATCATAGTTTTATATACAGTAGCAAAGATTCAAAATTAAATAGTTTTCTATATTTCTATTTCATTACTCTTCTGCATCACCAAAAAATAATCAAAGAAATAAAAGGAGAGACATGA
- a CDS encoding SDR family oxidoreductase has protein sequence MIVVVHAWKKTTKKIALVTGASRGIGFETCKQLSQLDMTVLLTSRDTTKGEVAAKQLTDKGLDVIFFQLDASDRSNIKDIFTKIKRQYGCLDILINNAAILYDKNQSTMNADLELVNKALTTNLYGPWLLCQAFIPLMGKNGYGRVVNVSSGAASLHYMEGGTPAYGISKVALNALTRKLASELGRKNVLVNSVDPGWVATDMGGRGGRPVEEGCRGIVWAATLPNNGPSGGFFYDGEPELW, from the coding sequence TTGATAGTTGTTGTACATGCATGGAAAAAAACCACTAAAAAAATTGCATTGGTAACAGGTGCCAGTAGGGGGATAGGATTTGAAACTTGCAAACAACTTTCGCAGTTAGATATGACTGTTCTGTTAACCTCTCGTGATACTACAAAAGGTGAAGTTGCAGCTAAACAACTAACAGACAAGGGACTAGATGTAATCTTTTTTCAATTGGATGCATCAGATAGAAGTAACATAAAGGATATCTTTACCAAGATAAAACGACAATATGGATGTCTTGATATTTTGATTAACAATGCTGCAATTCTATATGATAAAAATCAATCTACTATGAATGCAGATCTAGAATTGGTTAATAAAGCATTGACAACAAATCTATACGGTCCATGGCTTTTATGTCAAGCTTTCATTCCATTGATGGGAAAAAACGGCTATGGCCGTGTCGTTAATGTATCTAGTGGTGCAGCTTCCCTGCATTATATGGAGGGTGGAACACCCGCCTATGGTATATCAAAAGTTGCACTTAATGCTTTGACTAGAAAATTAGCATCAGAATTAGGACGAAAGAATGTATTGGTAAACTCGGTTGACCCTGGATGGGTAGCAACAGACATGGGTGGTCGTGGTGGACGCCCAGTAGAAGAAGGTTGTAGAGGGATCGTGTGGGCTGCTACCTTGCCAAATAATGGCCCGAGTGGTGGATTCTTTTATGATGGAGAACCTGAACTTTGGTAA
- a CDS encoding GNAT family N-acetyltransferase, producing the protein MSLKIRPVEENDVEVCGKIGYQAHKAISSSHGYPSEQPSEEYATGLIKMILGNPNSFGVLAERQGKILGSIFLHKFPPSPVAVIGPLTVHPSTEGGIGRVLMDAAISQAHKQKYNQIRLVQSPSHIRSFVLYTKTGFTLQESLFLMQGQPLKGKNNTYNINVHLIENEHDISLCNELCKSAYGFTREMELRHAISQGVATMLEHEGIVKGYAAGIGIFSHAVALSNEDLKTLIVNARGIIGPGFFVPARNQEIIAWLLENGFRIGWPANLMTMGPYQETLMSFLPSLAY; encoded by the coding sequence ATGAGTCTAAAAATTAGACCAGTAGAGGAAAATGATGTAGAAGTCTGCGGAAAGATTGGGTATCAGGCTCACAAAGCCATTTCATCATCTCATGGCTATCCATCGGAGCAACCTTCTGAAGAATATGCCACAGGATTAATCAAGATGATTCTTGGTAATCCAAACTCATTTGGAGTTTTAGCAGAGCGACAAGGTAAGATATTGGGTAGTATATTCCTTCATAAATTTCCACCATCTCCGGTAGCAGTGATAGGGCCACTTACAGTACATCCTTCTACAGAGGGAGGTATTGGTAGAGTATTAATGGACGCTGCTATATCCCAGGCTCATAAACAGAAATACAATCAGATTAGATTGGTGCAATCACCAAGTCACATTCGCTCCTTTGTTTTGTATACTAAAACAGGCTTTACCCTTCAAGAGTCATTATTTTTGATGCAAGGGCAACCACTTAAAGGAAAAAATAATACCTACAACATTAATGTACATCTGATTGAGAACGAACATGATATTTCTTTATGCAACGAATTATGTAAATCAGCATATGGATTTACTAGAGAAATGGAGTTGCGTCATGCCATCAGTCAAGGAGTTGCCACCATGTTGGAACACGAGGGCATAGTCAAAGGTTATGCAGCAGGTATAGGAATCTTTAGTCATGCTGTTGCTCTATCAAATGAAGACCTTAAAACTCTCATTGTCAATGCTCGTGGAATTATTGGTCCTGGTTTTTTTGTACCTGCTCGAAACCAGGAGATTATTGCTTGGTTGCTTGAAAATGGTTTCCGCATTGGTTGGCCCGCAAATCTTATGACTATGGGGCCTTATCAAGAAACACTCATGTCCTTCCTTCCGTCATTGGCATACTGA
- a CDS encoding DUF1326 domain-containing protein codes for MTTNSIPSWKASGDWFDVCKCKIPCPCEFAQEPTYGDCEGVLEYHIRSGNYGKISLDGLNAIGLGSFEGNIWAGATKINLGFFFDERADKEQREALQMIFSGRAGGFMAELAKMIGEIRGIDFAPIKFEVSDDLSYWSAEIPGKVLAKAEALGGPMTTPGKRVQTINPPGSEVGPGAVATWGTALKDEVDAMGFKWKREGKSSKHIPFAWEGP; via the coding sequence ATGACCACAAATAGTATTCCATCTTGGAAAGCTTCGGGGGATTGGTTTGACGTATGTAAATGTAAGATCCCTTGTCCCTGTGAATTTGCACAAGAACCAACCTATGGCGATTGTGAAGGCGTACTTGAATATCATATTCGTAGTGGAAATTATGGTAAGATATCCCTAGACGGATTGAATGCAATAGGTCTAGGATCATTTGAAGGTAATATATGGGCAGGTGCAACAAAAATAAACCTTGGTTTCTTTTTTGATGAACGTGCTGACAAAGAACAAAGAGAGGCTCTCCAGATGATATTTAGTGGAAGGGCGGGTGGATTTATGGCTGAATTAGCCAAAATGATAGGTGAGATTAGAGGGATAGATTTTGCGCCCATAAAATTTGAAGTTTCAGATGATTTGAGCTATTGGAGTGCAGAAATCCCTGGAAAAGTACTTGCAAAAGCAGAAGCTCTTGGCGGCCCAATGACCACACCAGGTAAGCGGGTTCAAACAATAAACCCACCAGGTAGTGAGGTGGGCCCAGGTGCAGTAGCTACATGGGGAACAGCTTTAAAGGATGAAGTGGATGCTATGGGTTTTAAATGGAAAAGAGAAGGCAAATCTAGCAAACACATACCGTTTGCTTGGGAAGGTCCATAA
- a CDS encoding response regulator has product MEVLSFNRTDYDKDACNYVRSRPDNLTNDNDQIKFINYTQQYCIGIIDIVNSTNETSKISSPPKLRKYYSLFLNTMSSVINNYNGKVIKNIGDSLFFYFPKTCDETNEPAFHEVFECGMRMLSSSSILDSQLCENDLQPINYRICMDYGEVEIAMSDNSNEVDLFGSVINECSKMNNFVSSKELWIGEKLYYRASKSQFINDYAINKVNLQNNGFNNIKSVKNFDCLYSVSILDEIQRNKTILDYRETQNTINKNNLARSKDNTSINILVIDDEEDILYTFTTLLNREGYKVKAFSNSIEAFTHFTEKSPYFYDLILMDIRMPGINGIQLYHKLRAINPYAKILLISALDVVHELIESIPGINMKEIIRKPIEPEDFILKIKSTIND; this is encoded by the coding sequence TTGGAAGTATTAAGTTTTAATCGTACAGATTATGATAAAGATGCCTGTAATTATGTTAGATCAAGACCTGATAATCTTACAAATGATAATGATCAAATAAAATTCATTAACTATACTCAGCAATATTGTATAGGCATTATTGATATTGTTAATTCAACTAATGAAACCTCAAAAATATCTAGTCCACCTAAATTGAGGAAATATTATTCGTTATTTCTTAATACCATGTCATCTGTAATCAATAATTACAATGGAAAGGTTATCAAAAATATTGGGGATAGTCTGTTTTTCTATTTTCCAAAAACCTGTGACGAAACCAATGAACCGGCCTTTCATGAAGTATTTGAATGTGGAATGAGAATGCTTTCTTCCAGTAGTATACTAGATAGTCAATTATGCGAGAATGATTTACAGCCTATCAATTATAGAATCTGTATGGATTACGGAGAGGTGGAAATAGCAATGTCTGATAATTCTAATGAAGTTGACCTATTTGGATCAGTTATTAATGAATGTTCAAAAATGAATAATTTTGTGTCTTCAAAAGAATTGTGGATTGGGGAAAAACTATATTATAGAGCTAGTAAATCTCAATTTATTAACGACTACGCTATAAATAAGGTAAATCTACAAAATAATGGCTTTAATAACATCAAGTCCGTTAAAAATTTTGATTGTTTGTATTCTGTAAGTATACTAGATGAAATTCAAAGAAACAAAACTATACTTGACTACAGAGAAACACAAAATACAATAAATAAAAACAATTTGGCAAGATCCAAAGATAACACCTCTATCAATATTCTAGTAATAGACGATGAGGAAGATATTCTTTACACCTTTACTACCCTTTTAAATAGGGAAGGTTATAAAGTCAAGGCTTTTTCAAATTCCATTGAAGCTTTTACACATTTTACAGAAAAAAGCCCTTACTTTTATGATTTGATTCTGATGGACATTCGAATGCCTGGAATAAATGGTATTCAGCTATATCATAAACTAAGAGCAATAAATCCCTATGCGAAAATTCTATTAATATCCGCACTGGATGTTGTACATGAACTAATAGAGTCGATTCCTGGAATAAACATGAAAGAGATCATTAGAAAGCCCATAGAACCAGAAGATTTCATATTAAAAATAAAATCAACAATAAATGATTGA
- a CDS encoding DUF2182 domain-containing protein, whose protein sequence is MDRVQKIILISIASVIAWIFSLEQPDMMEAMMTLDPIATSIFILSWTIGMAAMMFPAIIPMILLYNKLISKSLDDSHNNLDSGYDTSSVKGNFRHKFDTSKPQKNGRFSFMSLPFGLPIKTAAFIGTYLLVWTLTGVFLLVMWSVMMNSLLVTYSSRDIEIVAGIMLLISGIYQFSSLKRKCLGYCESPLAFFMKRWKGNKLRSGLTMGLYHGLYCLGCCWPYFLLMIALGWMNIFWMGLFAGIIFAEKIWSKGIYVSKATGIVFMIIGILAMIGTVSIMPENMGSLYEMEKMDMIKSDHDKEDGVIDNTMNMNMNMKMKMSK, encoded by the coding sequence TTGGATAGAGTTCAAAAGATAATTTTAATTTCTATTGCTTCTGTCATTGCATGGATTTTTTCCTTAGAACAACCCGACATGATGGAAGCAATGATGACATTAGATCCCATAGCAACTTCAATTTTTATATTAAGCTGGACTATTGGAATGGCTGCCATGATGTTTCCAGCAATTATTCCTATGATATTGCTATATAATAAGTTGATATCTAAGAGTCTTGACGATAGTCATAATAATCTCGATAGTGGTTATGACACAAGTTCTGTAAAAGGTAACTTTAGGCACAAGTTTGATACTTCCAAACCACAAAAAAATGGACGATTTTCCTTTATGTCGTTGCCTTTCGGCTTACCAATCAAAACAGCTGCATTCATAGGAACTTATCTTTTGGTATGGACATTGACTGGAGTTTTTCTTCTAGTAATGTGGTCTGTCATGATGAACAGTCTTCTTGTTACCTACAGTTCAAGAGATATTGAAATTGTTGCGGGAATAATGCTTTTGATTTCAGGTATTTATCAATTTAGTTCTCTAAAACGAAAATGCCTTGGATATTGTGAATCTCCTTTGGCTTTTTTTATGAAAAGATGGAAGGGCAATAAGTTAAGAAGCGGGCTAACAATGGGTCTCTATCATGGACTGTATTGTCTTGGATGCTGCTGGCCCTACTTTCTTCTTATGATTGCCTTAGGTTGGATGAATATTTTTTGGATGGGATTGTTTGCAGGCATAATTTTTGCAGAAAAAATATGGTCCAAGGGAATTTATGTATCCAAAGCTACTGGAATCGTATTTATGATCATAGGTATACTTGCGATGATAGGAACAGTCTCGATTATGCCTGAAAATATGGGTTCATTATATGAAATGGAGAAAATGGATATGATCAAATCGGATCATGATAAAGAGGATGGTGTAATTGACAATACTATGAACATGAACATGAACATGAAAATGAAAATGTCAAAATAG
- a CDS encoding SIMPL domain-containing protein: MGKRINTDEFSLLLIKIPRSVIIIFFSEDAALLGMTDVTLNYLYTPLIFNLSMIDHINKKTLQLNGYIFFLVLFISVSIMVIYSERVQIFAQTVSIENDNQTKQEYVNNTLYISGTASEKAKSDLVTISIGVETANRTATDAVVANSLKMNNIVFALNNNGVSEDEISTSQYSINPNYNYSQSGNILETTGFTATNTLKIQSMNLSNISLWIDSAVNAGANTIGGIDFQVSEKRLDNLKNMLIEDAIANARQKANITSSAVGLNIIGIKSMMIDTDGFNPPQPFSNEFVQRSALSDAPTTPIIPGEQEISVSAHIVYLLR, from the coding sequence ATGGGAAAAAGGATCAATACCGATGAATTTTCCTTGTTGTTGATTAAAATACCTAGATCTGTTATCATTATTTTCTTTTCTGAAGATGCAGCATTATTGGGGATGACTGATGTTACACTAAATTATTTATATACTCCACTCATCTTTAATTTATCGATGATTGATCATATAAATAAAAAAACTTTACAACTCAATGGTTATATTTTTTTTCTAGTTTTGTTTATATCCGTTTCAATTATGGTTATTTATTCAGAACGCGTTCAGATTTTTGCTCAAACAGTTTCTATTGAAAATGATAATCAAACAAAACAAGAATATGTTAACAACACTTTATATATTTCAGGAACTGCTAGTGAAAAAGCAAAGTCAGACTTGGTAACAATTTCCATTGGAGTAGAAACCGCTAACAGAACAGCGACTGATGCAGTAGTTGCAAATTCATTAAAAATGAATAATATTGTTTTTGCTTTAAACAATAATGGTGTAAGTGAGGATGAAATTAGCACCTCTCAATATAGTATTAACCCTAACTATAATTATTCTCAATCAGGTAATATCCTAGAAACTACGGGATTTACAGCAACCAACACACTAAAAATTCAAAGCATGAACCTGAGTAATATCTCTTTATGGATTGATTCCGCGGTAAATGCCGGAGCAAATACTATTGGTGGTATTGATTTTCAAGTGTCTGAAAAACGACTGGATAATTTAAAAAATATGTTAATTGAAGATGCAATTGCCAATGCCAGACAAAAAGCTAATATCACATCTTCCGCAGTTGGATTAAATATTATTGGGATTAAATCTATGATGATTGATACCGATGGATTTAACCCGCCACAACCATTTAGTAATGAATTTGTGCAAAGATCTGCTTTGTCAGACGCTCCTACTACACCAATAATACCTGGAGAACAAGAAATTTCAGTATCTGCACATATTGTCTATTTGTTGAGATGA
- a CDS encoding ATP-binding protein translates to MGLEIYEYSPKSYLGTGLGLYISKNIIETHGGIIWAQNNNNKNEEGATFSFSLPLNK, encoded by the coding sequence ATTGGATTAGAAATCTACGAATACAGTCCGAAATCATACCTCGGTACCGGTCTTGGATTGTATATTTCCAAAAATATTATTGAAACTCATGGGGGTATCATCTGGGCTCAAAATAACAATAATAAGAATGAAGAAGGAGCAACATTCTCATTTAGTTTGCCGTTAAACAAATAA
- a CDS encoding dodecin family protein, whose translation MTHIAKIIEIVGSSDKSWDDAAEVALTEATKTIHGITGIELTDMTARVDPHTGKITEYHSTVKIAFGVEHS comes from the coding sequence ATGACACATATAGCAAAAATAATAGAAATAGTAGGCTCATCGGACAAGAGCTGGGATGATGCTGCTGAGGTGGCATTAACTGAAGCGACAAAAACAATCCATGGTATAACTGGAATTGAGTTAACCGATATGACAGCTAGGGTGGATCCACATACAGGAAAAATAACTGAATATCATTCTACGGTAAAGATAGCCTTCGGTGTGGAACATTCATAA